One Parageobacillus sp. KH3-4 genomic region harbors:
- a CDS encoding dynamin family protein, which produces MGSVTQQTSLTPWLKKMIDVHDMFIAHGDEANAKKAKQLLEKTANEQLAIAFCGHFSAGKSSMINALLGEPLLPSSPIPTSANLVKVKSGQEYIRVFYKHEPPAEYEPPYDLELIRAQCKDGDAIEFIEVSRQTSSIPNGIVIMDTPGIDSTDDAHRLATESALHLADVVFYMMDYNHVQAELNFQFTKKLTSYGKTLYLVINQIDKHRDKELSFHEFRRSVEEAFQTWGVKAERIFFTSLKAANHPHNEWNELVKCFQQLFHTKDERLLHGVEISLKRLVDEHARWLAEKDAEEEAAIRARLAALGSDETEKEQIRKRLSRMQEERKQLEAIHINLEAEFRQELDSLLENAYIMPFETRELAKAYLQSMQPDFKVGFLFAKAKTAQERENRLQAFYKNVKEKAVSQIEWHVRELLIRFLKAHGIEDYTLLNRCQQWMVDWEADVLSGLVKKGAGAAGEAVLHYADDVAYELKKRYRNAAMQLFGQLFSKWQEQAEEKRRRLEDDIALESEKYEWIQRIDHLQKARKQAHEQLMCLLASDRVFEEGDDKRLAALTALPAMRKRKHSSLTDPSKQIHEKKHPRVQEQALSRGEPARKTLPKTAECLRKAAKIVAGFDWMNRFVRELTEKAERLEHRTFTVALFGAFSAGKSSFANALIGERVLPSSPNPTTATINKIVPPTEECPHGTVIVQVKSGKQLFSDVQASLRHFRMKAETWDEALAACEKIADMQANAAHEKPHRSFLQAVLSGIERMKGDLGRKLRIGLDEFTKYVAEETTACFIESVELYYDCALTRRGITLVDTPGADSINARHTDVAFEYIKNADAILFVTYYNHAFSKADREFLIQLGRVKDTFALDKMFFIVNAADLAHSPEELNAVLAYVEEQLAQFGIRFPRLYALSSRFALDEKTGRKADEGYGFLTESGIRRFEEDFARFISEELAEVAIQGAYAEMKRAHQTLLDYINAAQQSNEEKAAKQRALSQEQAAIRKLLESVAIIDHDVHAMKQEIAELVYYVKQRVSFRFHDWFKESFNPAALRDDVRDIRQALRTCLEELLHSVGFDLTQEMRATSLRIERFLKERLHEQFVDLCGKIERIHKGVPLSPLESISFPTPEFPHGFTQIDEARFSKALSMYKNAKSFFERDEKRYMKEEMEKQIQGPISDYAAEQEQRMFQFYNEQYAAAVQKLALFLLRQVDDYFSGLQATLSAEVDVEQLHHCERRLASLLEEQQ; this is translated from the coding sequence ATGGGATCAGTGACTCAGCAAACATCGTTAACGCCATGGCTAAAAAAAATGATCGATGTGCATGATATGTTTATCGCCCATGGCGATGAGGCAAACGCGAAAAAAGCGAAGCAGCTGCTGGAAAAAACGGCGAACGAACAACTTGCCATCGCTTTTTGCGGTCATTTTTCCGCAGGAAAATCGAGCATGATTAATGCTCTTCTTGGCGAACCATTATTGCCGTCTAGCCCGATTCCGACAAGCGCCAATCTCGTAAAAGTAAAATCAGGGCAGGAATACATCCGGGTGTTTTACAAGCATGAACCGCCGGCGGAATATGAGCCGCCATATGATCTTGAACTGATTCGCGCGCAATGCAAAGACGGGGATGCGATTGAATTCATCGAAGTAAGCCGGCAAACATCGAGCATACCAAACGGAATCGTAATAATGGATACGCCGGGAATCGATTCGACCGATGACGCGCACCGGCTCGCCACCGAATCGGCGCTTCACTTGGCGGATGTGGTGTTTTATATGATGGACTACAACCATGTGCAGGCGGAATTAAATTTTCAATTTACGAAAAAATTAACAAGCTACGGAAAAACGTTATATCTTGTTATTAATCAAATCGATAAGCACCGCGACAAGGAGCTGTCGTTTCATGAGTTTCGCCGCTCTGTCGAGGAAGCGTTTCAAACGTGGGGCGTCAAGGCGGAACGCATATTTTTTACTTCCTTGAAAGCGGCGAATCATCCGCATAACGAATGGAACGAACTAGTAAAATGTTTTCAACAGCTTTTCCATACAAAAGACGAACGCCTTTTACACGGCGTGGAAATTTCGTTGAAGCGGCTCGTTGACGAACATGCTCGTTGGCTTGCGGAGAAAGACGCGGAGGAAGAAGCAGCGATCCGCGCCCGCCTTGCTGCGCTGGGAAGCGATGAAACGGAAAAAGAGCAAATACGAAAGCGCCTCAGCCGGATGCAAGAGGAACGCAAACAGCTGGAAGCGATACATATAAACTTGGAAGCGGAATTTCGCCAAGAGCTGGATTCTCTTTTAGAGAACGCTTACATTATGCCGTTTGAAACGCGGGAACTGGCGAAAGCGTATTTGCAATCAATGCAACCAGATTTTAAAGTCGGGTTTTTGTTTGCCAAAGCAAAAACTGCGCAAGAGCGGGAAAACCGGCTGCAGGCGTTTTATAAAAACGTAAAAGAAAAAGCGGTTTCGCAAATCGAGTGGCATGTCCGCGAGCTGTTGATCCGCTTCCTGAAAGCGCACGGTATCGAGGATTACACTTTATTGAACCGCTGCCAGCAATGGATGGTCGATTGGGAAGCGGACGTTTTAAGCGGACTGGTGAAAAAGGGAGCGGGCGCTGCTGGAGAAGCAGTCCTCCATTACGCGGACGATGTTGCTTATGAATTGAAAAAGCGATATCGAAACGCGGCGATGCAGCTATTTGGCCAATTATTCTCGAAATGGCAGGAACAAGCGGAAGAAAAGCGCCGCCGGCTTGAAGATGACATCGCGTTGGAAAGCGAAAAATATGAGTGGATTCAACGGATTGATCACCTGCAAAAAGCGCGCAAACAGGCGCATGAACAGCTTATGTGCTTGCTAGCGTCCGACCGCGTTTTCGAAGAGGGGGATGACAAGCGGCTTGCGGCATTGACGGCTCTGCCTGCGATGAGAAAGCGCAAACATTCATCATTAACGGATCCTTCAAAACAAATTCATGAAAAGAAACATCCGCGCGTTCAAGAGCAAGCGCTCAGTCGGGGAGAGCCGGCGCGGAAAACATTGCCAAAAACGGCGGAATGCCTGCGAAAAGCGGCAAAGATCGTAGCCGGATTCGATTGGATGAATCGCTTCGTCCGCGAATTGACGGAAAAAGCCGAGCGCTTGGAGCACCGCACATTTACCGTCGCGCTTTTTGGAGCGTTTAGCGCCGGAAAGTCGTCGTTTGCCAATGCGCTGATTGGGGAGAGGGTGCTGCCGTCATCGCCGAATCCGACGACCGCGACGATTAATAAAATTGTCCCTCCGACTGAAGAATGCCCGCACGGCACTGTAATTGTTCAAGTTAAAAGCGGCAAGCAGCTTTTTTCCGACGTTCAAGCTTCGCTCCGCCATTTTCGGATGAAGGCGGAAACGTGGGACGAAGCGCTGGCAGCGTGCGAAAAGATAGCGGACATGCAGGCGAATGCCGCGCACGAAAAACCGCATCGTTCTTTTCTTCAAGCGGTTCTTTCCGGCATTGAGCGCATGAAAGGCGATCTCGGCCGCAAACTTCGCATCGGGCTCGATGAATTTACGAAATACGTTGCTGAAGAAACGACCGCTTGCTTTATTGAGTCGGTTGAGCTGTATTATGACTGCGCCCTCACTCGCCGGGGAATAACGCTTGTCGATACGCCCGGGGCAGATTCGATTAACGCCCGGCACACGGATGTTGCATTCGAATATATAAAAAATGCTGATGCGATTTTGTTTGTCACTTATTATAACCATGCGTTTTCGAAAGCGGATCGCGAATTTTTAATCCAACTCGGGCGCGTCAAAGATACGTTTGCGCTGGATAAAATGTTTTTTATTGTCAACGCCGCAGATTTGGCGCATTCACCGGAGGAACTCAATGCGGTGCTGGCGTATGTCGAAGAACAGCTCGCTCAATTCGGCATTCGTTTTCCGCGCCTTTACGCACTTTCGAGCCGTTTCGCCCTTGATGAAAAAACAGGCAGAAAGGCGGATGAAGGATACGGTTTCTTAACGGAATCGGGAATTCGTCGGTTTGAAGAAGATTTTGCTCGTTTTATTTCTGAAGAGCTGGCGGAAGTAGCGATTCAAGGTGCATATGCCGAAATGAAGCGCGCGCACCAGACGCTTCTTGACTATATTAATGCCGCGCAGCAAAGCAATGAGGAAAAAGCCGCAAAACAACGCGCGCTTTCGCAAGAGCAAGCGGCGATTCGCAAGCTGCTTGAGTCTGTCGCCATTATTGACCATGACGTACACGCCATGAAACAAGAAATTGCCGAGCTTGTTTATTATGTAAAACAGCGCGTGTCGTTCCGCTTCCATGATTGGTTTAAAGAATCGTTCAATCCGGCTGCGCTGCGCGACGACGTCCGCGATATTCGTCAGGCGCTCCGCACTTGTTTAGAAGAATTGCTGCATTCTGTCGGTTTTGATTTGACGCAGGAAATGCGCGCGACAAGCTTAAGAATCGAACGATTTTTAAAAGAACGCCTTCACGAACAATTTGTCGATCTATGCGGCAAAATCGAGCGGATTCATAAAGGAGTGCCGCTGTCGCCGTTAGAATCGATTTCGTTTCCTACTCCAGAGTTTCCGCACGGTTTTACGCAAATCGATGAAGCCAGATTTTCTAAAGCGCTGTCGATGTATAAAAACGCGAAATCGTTTTTTGAGCGCGATGAAAAACGTTATATGAAAGAAGAAATGGAAAAACAAATACAAGGGCCGATCAGCGATTATGCTGCGGAACAAGAGCAGCGTATGTTCCAATTTTACAACGAGCAATATGCGGCGGCGGTCCAAAAGTTGGCCTTATTTCTTTTGCGACAAGTCGATGATTATTTTTCCGGTTTGCAAGCAACATTATCAGCGGAAGTGGATGTTGAACAGCTGCATCATTGCGAACGGCGGCTAGCGAGCTTATTAGAAGAGCAACAATAA
- a CDS encoding YpbS family protein → MSEVHEAITAHIQKQHAIIKRFVQLEADRERYIDEAVALCQKGLPFTVDKINQITKEMNELAKHGVVPQRKYVTVEMVKEYVERLTKQGGKK, encoded by the coding sequence ATGAGTGAAGTTCATGAAGCGATTACCGCCCACATCCAAAAACAGCATGCGATCATTAAGCGTTTTGTCCAATTAGAGGCAGATCGGGAACGCTATATTGATGAAGCTGTTGCGCTTTGCCAAAAGGGGTTGCCGTTTACTGTCGACAAAATTAATCAGATAACGAAGGAAATGAATGAATTGGCAAAACACGGCGTTGTGCCGCAGCGAAAATATGTGACGGTCGAAATGGTAAAAGAATATGTGGAACGTTTAACAAAGCAAGGGGGAAAGAAATGA
- a CDS encoding sulfurtransferase encodes MNYIVSHEWLIERLDHENIRIIDCRFYLNDPTRGLNEYRKDHLPGALYFDLEKDLSAPASKHGGRHPLPPVEELAEKLSASGIDETVTVVAYDDQDGAMASRCWWLLRYLGHECVYVLDGGYTKWKEAGYPVTSKVAAVKPRSFQPRLQPSWLATVDDVRRAVQESSAIIIDSREWKRYAGIEEPIDRVAGHIPGARHMFWKDCVTDEGYWKNPQEQAERFAAIKKDAPIIVYCGSGVTACPNVLALKEAGYTNVRLYAGSWSDWISYSENPIATGEK; translated from the coding sequence ATGAACTATATTGTTTCACATGAATGGCTTATAGAGAGACTCGATCACGAAAATATCCGCATTATTGACTGCCGTTTTTATCTTAATGATCCAACTCGGGGATTAAATGAATATAGGAAAGATCATCTTCCTGGAGCATTATATTTTGATTTAGAAAAAGATTTATCCGCGCCTGCCAGCAAACATGGCGGACGGCATCCGCTTCCGCCTGTTGAAGAATTGGCAGAGAAGCTATCAGCGTCAGGAATTGATGAAACGGTTACAGTTGTTGCATATGATGACCAGGATGGGGCGATGGCTTCACGGTGTTGGTGGCTGCTTCGCTATCTTGGGCATGAGTGTGTCTATGTCCTAGATGGAGGCTATACAAAATGGAAAGAAGCGGGGTATCCAGTCACATCAAAGGTTGCTGCCGTAAAACCGCGATCATTTCAGCCTCGTCTTCAGCCTTCGTGGTTGGCGACTGTCGATGACGTGCGCCGTGCGGTTCAAGAGTCATCAGCAATTATTATCGATTCACGGGAATGGAAGCGATACGCAGGTATAGAAGAACCAATCGATCGTGTTGCCGGACATATTCCGGGAGCCCGCCACATGTTTTGGAAAGACTGTGTGACGGACGAGGGATATTGGAAAAATCCGCAAGAACAAGCGGAGCGTTTTGCCGCAATCAAAAAAGATGCTCCCATTATCGTGTACTGCGGTTCTGGAGTGACGGCATGTCCAAACGTGCTTGCGTTGAAAGAGGCAGGTTATACGAACGTGCGATTGTATGCCGGAAGTTGGAGTGATTGGATTTCCTATTCAGAAAATCCGATTGCGACAGGGGAAAAATAA
- a CDS encoding TlpA disulfide reductase family protein: protein MKKFIGVILLLALTGYGIWNALAAEKAKEVGLSVGNVAPDFSLRTLDGQTVRLSDFRGKPVIVNFWTTWCPPCKKEMPDMEKFYKAHHSDVELLAVHLTSQDTRENAKSFVNEHQLSFPVALDEKQKALKLYHIQTIPTSYIIDRDGVIRKKVVGPMTYKQMVEVTAALRD from the coding sequence ATGAAAAAATTCATTGGCGTTATCTTGCTGCTTGCCCTTACCGGATACGGCATTTGGAACGCGCTTGCCGCTGAAAAGGCAAAGGAAGTCGGCCTTTCTGTAGGCAACGTTGCGCCGGATTTTTCGTTGCGGACGCTCGACGGCCAAACGGTGCGTTTATCGGATTTTCGCGGGAAGCCGGTCATCGTCAACTTTTGGACGACATGGTGCCCGCCATGCAAAAAAGAAATGCCCGATATGGAAAAATTTTATAAAGCCCATCATTCTGATGTGGAATTGCTAGCTGTTCATTTAACATCGCAAGATACTCGCGAAAATGCAAAGTCATTCGTTAACGAACATCAATTATCGTTTCCGGTCGCGCTTGACGAAAAACAGAAAGCGTTAAAGCTGTATCATATTCAAACGATTCCGACATCGTATATCATTGACCGGGATGGAGTCATTCGCAAAAAAGTGGTCGGTCCGATGACGTACAAACAGATGGTGGAAGTAACAGCGGCGCTCCGCGACTAA
- a CDS encoding FbpB family small basic protein — protein sequence MRRTRKVTFQELIMENKRQLLNDREAMEKIEKKLEERMLKKAE from the coding sequence ATGCGAAGAACCCGTAAAGTGACATTTCAAGAATTAATAATGGAAAATAAGCGTCAATTGCTAAATGACCGTGAAGCAATGGAAAAAATCGAAAAAAAATTGGAAGAACGAATGCTAAAAAAAGCAGAATAA
- a CDS encoding acid-soluble spore protein N, which translates to MSNPRGNPKYFNPNHLGTQPRAAGGNKGKQMQDQSGQHAQVIQTKGE; encoded by the coding sequence ATGAGCAATCCGAGAGGAAACCCGAAATATTTCAATCCGAACCATCTAGGCACCCAACCTCGTGCCGCTGGAGGAAATAAAGGGAAACAAATGCAAGATCAATCTGGGCAACATGCTCAAGTCATTCAAACGAAAGGCGAATAA
- the tlp gene encoding small acid-soluble spore protein Tlp, with protein sequence MAHHRPKPDDRSDNVEKLQDMVQNTIENIEKAEETMQFASPEEREQIREKNKRREEAIAAMRAEIKDEAAARESGYQ encoded by the coding sequence ATGGCACATCATCGTCCGAAACCGGATGACCGCAGCGACAACGTGGAAAAACTGCAAGATATGGTGCAAAATACAATTGAAAATATCGAAAAAGCAGAAGAAACGATGCAATTTGCTTCCCCGGAAGAACGGGAACAAATTCGCGAAAAAAATAAACGCCGCGAAGAAGCGATTGCGGCGATGCGTGCCGAAATTAAAGACGAAGCAGCGGCACGTGAAAGCGGCTATCAGTAA
- a CDS encoding thioesterase family protein, whose product MKVAEKQIEVRYAETDQMGVVYHANYLVWMEVGRTELIKQLGFHYADMEKEGIISPVVDLQVSYKKPLHYGETATVRTWIDAYDGIRVTYGYEILTPDGEIAVTGKSQHVCVKRDTFRPIVIRKYFPDWHEAYERAKK is encoded by the coding sequence ATGAAAGTCGCTGAAAAACAAATTGAAGTGCGTTATGCGGAAACCGATCAAATGGGGGTTGTTTACCATGCCAATTATCTCGTCTGGATGGAAGTCGGGCGCACGGAGCTGATCAAACAGTTAGGCTTTCATTATGCCGATATGGAGAAAGAAGGAATTATTTCTCCCGTTGTCGATTTGCAAGTTTCCTACAAAAAACCGCTTCATTACGGGGAGACGGCGACCGTCCGCACATGGATCGACGCTTATGACGGCATTCGCGTCACTTATGGGTATGAAATTTTAACGCCGGACGGAGAAATCGCCGTGACGGGAAAATCGCAGCATGTTTGCGTCAAGCGCGATACGTTTCGCCCGATTGTCATTCGCAAATATTTTCCGGATTGGCATGAAGCGTATGAACGCGCGAAAAAGTAA
- a CDS encoding hotdog fold thioesterase has product MNLAHLKEIGKGTLLEALGIEITELGEGRVVATMPVDHRTHQPFGILHGGASVALAETVASIGAYALVDQETENVVGLEINANHIRAVRSGTVTATGTVLHRGKTTMVWDIKIVDEQQRLVSVSRCTIAIIKKS; this is encoded by the coding sequence GTGAATTTGGCTCATTTAAAAGAGATAGGGAAAGGAACGCTATTAGAAGCGCTAGGCATTGAGATTACCGAGTTAGGCGAAGGGCGCGTCGTAGCGACGATGCCGGTCGACCACCGCACGCATCAGCCGTTCGGGATTCTTCATGGCGGCGCTTCTGTCGCCTTGGCGGAAACGGTGGCGAGCATCGGCGCATATGCGCTTGTCGATCAAGAAACGGAAAACGTCGTCGGTTTAGAAATAAACGCCAACCATATCCGCGCTGTTCGGAGCGGCACCGTTACCGCTACAGGCACCGTTCTTCACCGCGGCAAAACGACGATGGTATGGGATATTAAAATCGTCGATGAACAACAGCGTCTCGTCTCTGTTTCGCGCTGTACGATTGCCATAATCAAAAAAAGCTAG
- a CDS encoding HesB/YadR/YfhF family protein: MEIILTPKAFAWYKEELNLQKGDAVRFFARYGGCSTVQSGFSLGVAKDDPIEPGAQTTIDGITFFVEDRDIWYFDGHNLVIDFNKQANEPVFMIG, encoded by the coding sequence ATGGAGATCATTTTAACGCCAAAAGCATTTGCATGGTACAAGGAAGAACTTAATTTGCAAAAAGGCGATGCCGTCCGCTTTTTCGCGCGCTATGGCGGATGCAGCACCGTACAAAGCGGATTTTCCCTCGGTGTGGCCAAGGACGACCCTATCGAACCAGGAGCGCAAACAACAATCGATGGAATCACCTTTTTTGTGGAAGACCGCGACATATGGTATTTCGATGGCCATAATTTAGTCATCGATTTCAATAAGCAGGCAAATGAGCCAGTGTTTATGATCGGATGA
- a CDS encoding magnesium transporter CorA family protein, with amino-acid sequence MMKMYLSDANGKMAEIDEIKNGCWINLVAPTEDEIRYIANHLDIPIDSIKDALDDEERSRVEKEDNHVLIIVDIPIAANDEVDGPMYETIPIGMIITDTCFITVCLQENPIFEEFSNNKIKNFYTFMKTRFALQMLYMIATYYLRYLKQINRRTSEIEKELHQSMKNKELFSLLSMEKSLVYFMTSLKANNIVMERLLRLNYLRMYEDDQDLLQDVIIENKQAIEMAEVYSSILSGMMNAFASVISNNLNIVMKFLTAITIVISLPTMVASFYGMNVPIPYQHSPYAFMVAMLIAALLSTVTAFIFWKKRYFL; translated from the coding sequence ATGATGAAAATGTATTTATCCGATGCCAACGGAAAAATGGCAGAAATTGATGAAATTAAAAATGGCTGCTGGATTAATTTAGTAGCGCCGACGGAAGACGAAATCCGCTATATCGCCAATCATCTTGATATTCCGATCGATTCGATCAAAGACGCGTTGGACGACGAAGAGCGGTCGCGCGTCGAAAAAGAAGACAACCATGTATTGATTATTGTCGATATTCCGATTGCCGCCAATGATGAAGTAGATGGGCCAATGTATGAAACGATTCCGATCGGCATGATCATCACCGATACATGCTTTATTACCGTTTGCCTTCAAGAAAATCCGATTTTTGAGGAATTTTCCAACAATAAAATCAAAAATTTTTACACGTTCATGAAGACGAGATTTGCGTTGCAAATGTTATATATGATTGCGACATATTATTTGCGCTATTTGAAACAAATTAACCGCAGAACGAGCGAAATTGAAAAAGAACTGCATCAGTCGATGAAAAATAAAGAGCTGTTTTCGCTTCTCAGCATGGAAAAAAGTTTAGTATATTTCATGACATCGCTCAAAGCGAACAATATTGTGATGGAGCGCTTGTTGCGCCTAAACTACTTGCGCATGTACGAAGACGATCAGGATTTGCTTCAAGACGTCATTATCGAAAATAAGCAGGCTATTGAAATGGCGGAAGTATACAGCAGCATTTTAAGCGGGATGATGAACGCGTTCGCTTCGGTCATCTCAAATAACTTAAACATTGTCATGAAGTTTTTAACGGCAATTACGATTGTCATTTCCTTGCCGACGATGGTGGCGAGTTTTTATGGCATGAATGTGCCGATTCCATATCAGCATTCCCCATATGCGTTTATGGTGGCGATGTTGATCGCTGCTTTATTGTCGACGGTTACTGCGTTTATTTTTTGGAAAAAGCGATATTTTTTATGA
- a CDS encoding DUF502 domain-containing protein has product MKFLVKNFINGVITIVPIILAIYVCYKVFAFLDGLLGRYVRPYLKEDYIPGIGILCTIILITVLGWLSTQYVSGRVIRLIDRLLESIPLIKTVYSVIKDTITSFVGEKRSFSKVVLVELPNTGMKCLGFITSEEVENWLNPLKDHVAVYIPQTFQVAGITFLVPKQQVQIIDMKPEEAMKFVLSGGMASAKKKGLPE; this is encoded by the coding sequence ATGAAATTTTTAGTGAAAAATTTTATTAACGGCGTGATTACGATCGTCCCGATTATTTTGGCGATATATGTATGTTATAAAGTGTTTGCGTTTTTGGATGGGCTGCTTGGCCGCTACGTACGCCCGTATTTAAAAGAAGACTACATACCGGGAATCGGAATATTATGCACGATCATTCTCATTACCGTTCTTGGCTGGCTGTCCACGCAATACGTGAGCGGGCGCGTGATTCGGTTGATCGATCGCCTGTTAGAAAGCATCCCGTTGATTAAAACGGTTTATTCAGTAATAAAAGATACGATTACTTCTTTCGTCGGCGAAAAACGGTCATTTTCCAAAGTAGTGCTCGTGGAATTGCCTAATACCGGAATGAAATGCCTTGGCTTTATCACGTCAGAGGAGGTCGAAAACTGGCTCAATCCGCTTAAAGACCATGTCGCCGTCTACATTCCGCAAACGTTCCAAGTAGCAGGCATTACCTTTTTAGTCCCGAAACAACAAGTGCAAATCATTGATATGAAACCAGAAGAAGCGATGAAATTCGTTCTTTCCGGAGGAATGGCCTCAGCAAAAAAGAAAGGGCTGCCTGAATAG
- a CDS encoding NAD(P)/FAD-dependent oxidoreductase, with translation MNNRYDVIVVGAGPAGIFTCYELTLKLPGANVLLIDKGHDIYKRNCPILQKKIEKCPPPAGKKDYAGCVPACSITNGFGGAGAYSDGKFNITSEFGGWMTDYLPASKVLELIRYVDEINLKHGATTSITDPMTEKVKEIERRAYAAGLKLLRAYVRHLGTEQNLEILKSIFEYLHERIEMRFKTEVDDIITEKTNDGHRVTGVVLKNGETLMAEKVVIAPGRDGSVWLSKILRKRRLRMINNQVDIGVRVETSNIVMEEINEHLYEGKFIFNTSVGTQVRTFCSNPSGHVVVENHSGIMLANGHAYKDPELGSNNTNFALLVSHKFSDPFDKPNEYAHEISRLANALSNGGIIVQKYGDILKGRRSTEKRIKEGFIEPTLKEAVPGDLGLVLPYNTMKSIIEMTEALNHVTPGIASEHTLFYGVEAKFYSARPKLNDRFETEISGLYVGGDGAGITRGLAQASACGVWIARDIVEKLTE, from the coding sequence ATGAACAACCGTTACGATGTAATCGTCGTCGGCGCAGGGCCGGCAGGAATTTTTACATGCTATGAACTAACGTTAAAACTTCCGGGAGCAAACGTTCTATTGATTGATAAAGGACATGATATATACAAACGGAATTGCCCGATTCTTCAGAAAAAAATCGAGAAATGCCCGCCGCCGGCCGGCAAAAAAGATTACGCCGGCTGCGTGCCGGCATGCTCGATCACGAACGGCTTCGGCGGGGCCGGCGCCTATTCGGACGGCAAATTTAATATTACAAGCGAATTCGGCGGCTGGATGACCGATTATTTGCCGGCGTCTAAAGTGCTGGAACTCATTCGCTATGTCGACGAAATTAATTTAAAACACGGAGCGACGACATCGATTACTGACCCGATGACCGAGAAAGTGAAAGAAATTGAACGCCGCGCTTACGCCGCTGGGCTGAAGCTGCTTCGCGCCTACGTCCGCCATTTAGGAACGGAACAAAACTTAGAAATTTTAAAAAGCATTTTTGAATATTTGCATGAGCGGATTGAGATGCGTTTTAAAACGGAAGTCGACGATATTATAACGGAAAAAACGAACGATGGGCATCGCGTGACAGGAGTAGTCCTGAAAAACGGCGAAACGCTGATGGCGGAGAAAGTCGTCATCGCACCGGGGCGCGATGGGTCGGTGTGGCTGAGCAAAATATTGCGGAAACGCCGCTTGCGCATGATCAACAACCAAGTGGATATCGGCGTGCGTGTCGAAACGTCGAACATTGTCATGGAAGAGATTAATGAACATTTGTATGAAGGAAAATTTATTTTCAACACGTCGGTCGGCACGCAAGTACGCACGTTTTGCAGCAATCCGTCAGGGCATGTCGTCGTTGAAAACCATTCCGGCATTATGCTCGCCAATGGCCACGCCTATAAAGATCCGGAACTTGGTAGCAATAACACCAACTTTGCGCTCCTTGTATCGCACAAGTTTTCCGACCCGTTTGATAAGCCAAATGAATACGCCCATGAAATTTCCCGGCTTGCTAACGCGTTATCGAACGGCGGCATCATCGTGCAAAAGTACGGCGACATTTTAAAAGGAAGACGCTCTACGGAAAAACGGATCAAAGAAGGATTTATCGAGCCGACGCTGAAAGAAGCGGTTCCTGGCGACTTAGGTCTTGTTCTCCCGTATAATACGATGAAAAGCATTATTGAAATGACGGAAGCGCTCAATCACGTCACTCCGGGAATTGCTTCCGAGCATACGCTTTTTTACGGGGTCGAAGCGAAATTTTACTCCGCCCGCCCAAAATTAAACGACCGGTTTGAGACGGAAATTTCCGGCTTGTACGTCGGCGGCGACGGCGCCGGCATTACGCGCGGCCTTGCCCAAGCGAGCGCCTGCGGCGTATGGATCGCCCGCGATATTGTCGAAAAATTAACGGAATAA
- a CDS encoding tetratricopeptide repeat protein, whose amino-acid sequence MLNKAIKLIEAKQYEEAQTILRSLLDAFPKDAMIHFYYATTYDSLGLERKAIPYYEKAIDYGLEGELRQRALIQLGSSYRCTGQYEQAANVLKKGLKEFPDNVALQAFLAMALYHMREEKRAVSMLIHALVAASSDPWIKKYEKALVFYADHLDEIWN is encoded by the coding sequence ATGTTGAATAAGGCGATAAAACTGATCGAAGCAAAGCAATATGAAGAAGCACAAACGATATTGCGCTCATTGCTTGATGCATTTCCTAAAGATGCAATGATTCATTTTTATTACGCCACTACCTATGATTCACTAGGGCTGGAAAGAAAGGCAATTCCGTATTATGAAAAGGCGATTGATTATGGTCTTGAAGGCGAGCTGCGCCAGAGAGCATTGATCCAATTAGGCAGCAGCTACCGCTGTACCGGCCAGTATGAACAGGCGGCCAACGTGTTGAAGAAAGGATTAAAAGAGTTTCCTGATAACGTAGCCTTACAAGCATTTTTGGCGATGGCACTTTATCATATGAGAGAAGAAAAAAGGGCAGTGTCAATGTTGATTCATGCGCTGGTCGCCGCTTCTTCTGACCCTTGGATCAAAAAATATGAAAAAGCGTTAGTTTTTTACGCCGACCATCTTGATGAAATTTGGAATTAA